The following are encoded in a window of Candidatus Fluviicola riflensis genomic DNA:
- the cphA gene encoding cyanophycin synthetase encodes MEIMRIQVMRGPNYWSNYRKRLIVMKLDIGKYEELPTNRIPQFYERIMQAIPSLYEHRCSEEKEGGLCERMREGTWLGHVIEHVALEMQVLAGMDCGYGRTRSTGEYGVYKVVFSYLSEKAGIYAGKAAVNFVKAMAEKKSFNLKKVISELHEIWLDEAAGPSTQAILDEAMRRGIPAMRLDNDSLYMLGYGKNQQLFRATIMGTTSNLAVETVACKWLTKNLLEKAGISVPKGVIVYDKTGLREEMDNIQFPLVVKPVDGNHGRGITANITTKEGVLKAANQAWKISDKIILEQYIEGDDYRFLVINYKLVAVAKRTPACVTGNGICTIRELITITNNNPDRGTGHEKILTTIKINAHTKNLLKEQGLTLDDVLPAGKEAILKRTANLSTGGTSTDVTDIVHPYNVFLAERIARIFQLDVCGIDIIAKDITQPLHIGNGAVLEVNAGPGFRMHTHPSKGTPRDVAKPVIDMIFPGQSNGRIPVVAVTGTNGKTTTTRLIAHMAATAGKNVGFTTTEGIYINKHMIAEGDCSGPQSSRLVLSDPTVDYAVLECARGGILRSGLAFDECDISIVTNVSEDHLGLDDIHTLEDLAEVKEVVPRSTSDTGYAILNADDDLVYEMRNIVSCNVILFSTTKSNPRIDDHCSQGGMAVLVEDDFFVVKNGELITRILPVNQVPVTHRGKLEFMVANVLPVIAAGIASRFPLEQIRIALASFVLSPETTPGRMNQFEFGHCKLILDYAHNASGFQAIQQYMSTVESPKIGVIGATGDRRDQDIRNQGKYAAEIFDQIIIRHDKNNRGRPNEEMTQLLMEGISSVNPDADVDVISDEASAIEAAVTHAPQGAFVFVCADHVKHSLELVKKLQEKLVYRFSKVS; translated from the coding sequence ATGGAAATCATGAGGATCCAGGTAATGAGAGGGCCAAACTACTGGTCGAATTACAGGAAAAGGCTAATCGTAATGAAATTGGATATCGGTAAGTATGAAGAACTTCCTACAAACAGGATTCCCCAATTTTATGAACGGATTATGCAGGCAATACCTTCTTTGTATGAGCACAGATGCTCTGAAGAAAAAGAAGGCGGTTTATGTGAAAGAATGCGCGAAGGAACGTGGCTTGGACATGTGATTGAACATGTTGCACTCGAGATGCAGGTGTTGGCGGGAATGGATTGCGGCTATGGAAGAACGCGATCAACAGGAGAATATGGCGTATACAAAGTTGTCTTTTCTTATCTATCAGAAAAAGCAGGAATTTACGCTGGAAAAGCTGCGGTAAATTTCGTAAAAGCGATGGCGGAAAAAAAATCGTTTAATCTCAAAAAAGTCATCAGTGAGCTCCACGAAATATGGTTGGATGAAGCAGCCGGGCCAAGCACCCAGGCCATTCTTGATGAAGCAATGCGAAGAGGTATTCCGGCGATGCGACTGGATAACGATTCGCTTTATATGCTTGGTTACGGGAAAAATCAACAATTATTCCGCGCCACTATAATGGGTACCACCAGCAACCTGGCTGTTGAAACAGTTGCCTGTAAATGGCTCACGAAAAACTTGCTTGAAAAGGCCGGTATTTCTGTTCCGAAAGGCGTGATCGTTTACGATAAAACCGGTTTGAGGGAAGAGATGGACAACATCCAGTTCCCGCTGGTCGTAAAACCGGTGGACGGTAATCACGGACGCGGGATCACAGCAAATATAACGACCAAAGAAGGTGTGCTAAAAGCAGCGAATCAGGCATGGAAAATATCCGATAAAATCATCCTGGAGCAATACATTGAAGGCGATGATTATCGTTTTCTTGTGATCAACTACAAGCTTGTGGCAGTTGCAAAACGTACGCCGGCCTGCGTAACAGGAAACGGGATTTGTACGATCCGTGAACTGATCACGATCACCAATAACAATCCGGATCGTGGAACTGGACATGAGAAAATCCTGACAACGATTAAAATCAATGCGCACACCAAAAACCTGTTAAAGGAACAGGGATTGACTTTGGATGACGTTTTACCGGCCGGAAAAGAAGCGATACTCAAGCGGACAGCCAATCTTTCAACCGGTGGAACCTCAACAGACGTTACCGATATCGTGCACCCCTACAATGTTTTCTTAGCCGAACGGATTGCCCGGATCTTCCAGCTGGATGTTTGCGGCATTGACATTATAGCCAAGGATATTACACAACCGCTGCACATCGGAAATGGCGCTGTATTAGAAGTAAATGCAGGCCCGGGATTCCGTATGCACACCCATCCATCAAAAGGAACACCACGCGATGTGGCCAAACCGGTCATCGATATGATCTTTCCCGGGCAGTCCAATGGACGAATTCCTGTGGTGGCAGTAACTGGTACCAACGGAAAAACCACCACTACCCGACTCATCGCGCACATGGCAGCCACAGCCGGCAAAAATGTTGGTTTCACCACTACGGAAGGTATTTACATCAATAAACACATGATCGCAGAAGGTGATTGCAGCGGCCCACAAAGTTCGCGGTTAGTTCTCTCTGACCCAACAGTCGATTACGCGGTACTGGAATGTGCCCGTGGAGGAATTCTCAGGTCAGGGTTAGCTTTTGACGAATGTGATATTAGTATCGTGACGAACGTAAGTGAAGACCACCTCGGACTGGATGATATTCATACGCTCGAAGACCTGGCAGAGGTAAAAGAAGTGGTCCCAAGAAGCACTTCCGATACTGGTTACGCAATCTTAAACGCGGATGATGATTTGGTTTATGAAATGCGGAACATCGTCTCGTGCAATGTCATTTTATTCAGCACAACAAAGAGCAATCCACGAATCGATGATCATTGCAGCCAGGGCGGAATGGCCGTTTTAGTCGAAGATGATTTTTTTGTGGTAAAAAACGGTGAACTCATTACCCGGATATTACCTGTAAACCAGGTTCCTGTTACTCACAGAGGAAAACTGGAATTTATGGTCGCAAATGTGCTCCCGGTCATTGCTGCCGGTATCGCTTCCAGATTTCCACTTGAACAAATCAGGATCGCACTTGCTTCATTCGTTCTTTCGCCGGAAACAACCCCCGGAAGAATGAACCAGTTTGAATTCGGCCATTGTAAGCTGATACTCGATTATGCCCACAATGCTTCCGGTTTTCAAGCGATTCAGCAATATATGTCAACGGTAGAATCGCCCAAGATCGGGGTGATCGGTGCTACGGGTGACCGACGTGATCAGGACATTCGCAATCAGGGAAAATATGCCGCTGAGATCTTCGATCAAATCATTATTCGGCACGATAAAAATAACCGTGGACGACCAAATGAAGAAATGACACAGTTGCTGATGGAAGGTATTTCTTCCGTCAATCCCGATGCAGATGTTGACGTGATTTCAGATGAAGCTTCCGCTATTGAAGCAGCAGTCACGCACGCACCACAGGGAGCATTCGTATTTGTTTGCGCCGATCATGTGAAGCATTCCCTGGAA